From Medicago truncatula cultivar Jemalong A17 chromosome 7, MtrunA17r5.0-ANR, whole genome shotgun sequence, a single genomic window includes:
- the LOC11432972 gene encoding probable E3 ubiquitin-protein ligase RHG1A isoform X2 — protein MFYSNRFITLSPSSSSSYSSNKSNKPFSPSSCVACSRSLLNRFRFFTDSFLVAVGVLYISHLHPLVELFAYLTQLHYFLLLGVASAIMGHRHLFNASPMFEGEADPNWNNMLTDQHHVNHGGTSSSENGSFIYPVENMSIDNIYFPSHWNANTRSNGYASSGPNIEVPPPHQLDTSGTSTNDHFMHSSSAGPFFAVSENFVHQPSSSNYDRQAFHVDSGFIDLTMGSGRAHHKRKSPGIPSVYERGSSSGYFNAGTSSDLPIPPESWPEKPNMDPQYMPWDHAAMAPTFRGAGLSMKGESSVRNVRSRSSLDLESNLCRTHLSSSHSHNSYPTVPPVSHSSLADLSQVSTSLTRDWSQMNVTPANGRVLLPDASTFGLETSHFPVGNAAAAAAASNATVDVGSFHHDFGTSRNPTTAQSFQNLTQTARGTRSNYSQRSTPAYRASSSLRLGQATPSDNGLPMVAEGYPSRHPRPLNTVGWRNSDRNGRSRISSERYRSLADQAALHARLSSSEGFMIVERASLYGSRNVLDQHREMRMDIDNMSYEELLALGERIGQVNTGLSEDVLSKCVTETIYCSSDQCQDEGSCVICLEEYKNMDDVGTLKTCGHDYHVSCIKKWLSMKKLCPICKSSALPEDKKDK, from the exons GTTGAATTATTTGCATATCTGACTCAATTACACTATTTTTTACTATTGGGGGTTGCAAGTGCAATTATGGGGCATAGACACTTATTCAATGCATCTCCAATGTTTGAGGGCGAGGCTGACCCGAATTGGAATAATATGCTGACTGATCAACATCATGTGAACCATG GTGGGACCAGCTCTTCAGAAAATGGTTCTTTTATTTATCCTGTGGAAAATATGTCTATAGATAACATTTATTTCCCTTCTCATTGGAACGCCAACACAAGGTCAAATGGATATGCATCCTCAGGCCCCAATATTGAAGTACCACCTCCTCATCAATTGGACACATCGGGCACTTCTactaatgatcattttatgCATTCGTCTAGTGCTGGACCTTTCTTTGCAGTATCTGAAAACTTTGTACACCAGCCTTCTTCTTCCAATTATGACAGACAAGCATTTCATGTTGATAGTGGTTTTATTGATCTTACAATGGGGAGTGGACGAGCGCATCACAAGAGGAAGAGCCCTGGAATTCCTTCAGTCTATGAGAGAGGCAGTTCAAGTGGGTATTTCAATGCTGGGACTTCAAGTGATCTTCCGATACCTCCAGAATCATGGCCAGAGAAACCAAATATGGATCCTCAATATATGCCTTGGGATCATGCTGCTATGGCACCCACATTCAGAGGTGCTGGTCTCTCAATGAAGGGTGAGAGTTCTGTAAGGAATGTTAGGAGCCGTTCTTCACTTGATTTGGAATCCAACCTGTGTAGGACCCATTTATCAAGTAGCCATTCACACAACTCGTATCCTACTGTCCCACCAGTCAGCCATTCTAGCTTGGCGGATCTTTCTCAGGTTTCCACCTCTCTGACAAGGGATTGGAGCCAAATGAACGTAACTCCTGCTAATGGAAGAGTGTTATTACCAG ATGCTAGTACTTTTGGTCTTGAGACAAGTCACTTCCCTGTTGGaaatgctgctgctgctgccgCTGCTAGTAATGCTACTGTAGATGTTGGAAGCTTCCATCATGATTTTGGCACAAGCAGAAACCCTACTACTGCtcaaagttttcaaaatttaactCAGACTGCTAGGGGAACTCGAAGTAATTACTCTCAGAGATCCACTCCAGCTTATAGGGCTTCTTCAAGCTTGCGCTTGGGTCAAGCGACACCTTCAGATAATGGGTTGCCCATGGTAGCTGAAGGTTACCCTTCTAGACATCCAAGGCCATTGAACACTGTTGGCTGGCGGAACAGTGACAGAAATGGAAGGTCAAGAATTTCTAGTGAAAGATATAGATCACTGGCTGATCAGGCTGCTCTCCATGCAAGATTATCATCCTCTGAG GGTTTTATGATTGTTGAGCGTGCCTCACTATATGGTTCTAGGAATGTGCTTGATCAGCACAGAGAAATGAGGATGGACATTGATAACATGAGCTATGAG GAACTACTTGCACTTGGGGAGAGGATTGGCCAAGTGAACACAGGATTGTCTGAGGATGTTCTTTCCAAGTGTGTGACAGAAACAATATATTGTTCATCTGACCAATGTCAGGATGAAGGAAGCTGTGTGATCTGTCTG GAAGAGTACAAGAACATGGACGATGTTGGGACACTTAAAACTTGTGGACATGACTACCATGTAAGCTGCATCAAAAAGTGGTTATCTATGAAGAAACTATGTCCTATCTGCAAATCTTCTGCTTTGCCTGAGGATAAGaaggataaataa
- the LOC11432972 gene encoding probable E3 ubiquitin-protein ligase RHG1A isoform X1, with product MFYSNRFITLSPSSSSSYSSNKSNKPFSPSSCVACSRSLLNRFRFFTDSFLVAVGVLYISHLHPLVELFAYLTQLHYFLLLGVASAIMGHRHLFNASPMFEGEADPNWNNMLTDQHHVNHGGTSSSENGSFIYPVENMSIDNIYFPSHWNANTRSNGYASSGPNIEVPPPHQLDTSGTSTNDHFMHSSSAGPFFAVSENFVHQPSSSNYDRQAFHVDSGFIDLTMGSGRAHHKRKSPGIPSVYERGSSSGYFNAGTSSDLPIPPESWPEKPNMDPQYMPWDHAAMAPTFRGAGLSMKGESSVRNVRSRSSLDLESNLCRTHLSSSHSHNSYPTVPPVSHSSLADLSQVSTSLTRDWSQMNVTPANGRVLLPDASTFGLETSHFPVGNAAAAAAASNATVDVGSFHHDFGTSRNPTTAQSFQNLTQTARGTRSNYSQRSTPAYRASSSLRLGQATPSDNGLPMVAEGYPSRHPRPLNTVGWRNSDRNGRSRISSERYRSLADQAALHARLSSSEVPGFMIVERASLYGSRNVLDQHREMRMDIDNMSYEELLALGERIGQVNTGLSEDVLSKCVTETIYCSSDQCQDEGSCVICLEEYKNMDDVGTLKTCGHDYHVSCIKKWLSMKKLCPICKSSALPEDKKDK from the exons GTTGAATTATTTGCATATCTGACTCAATTACACTATTTTTTACTATTGGGGGTTGCAAGTGCAATTATGGGGCATAGACACTTATTCAATGCATCTCCAATGTTTGAGGGCGAGGCTGACCCGAATTGGAATAATATGCTGACTGATCAACATCATGTGAACCATG GTGGGACCAGCTCTTCAGAAAATGGTTCTTTTATTTATCCTGTGGAAAATATGTCTATAGATAACATTTATTTCCCTTCTCATTGGAACGCCAACACAAGGTCAAATGGATATGCATCCTCAGGCCCCAATATTGAAGTACCACCTCCTCATCAATTGGACACATCGGGCACTTCTactaatgatcattttatgCATTCGTCTAGTGCTGGACCTTTCTTTGCAGTATCTGAAAACTTTGTACACCAGCCTTCTTCTTCCAATTATGACAGACAAGCATTTCATGTTGATAGTGGTTTTATTGATCTTACAATGGGGAGTGGACGAGCGCATCACAAGAGGAAGAGCCCTGGAATTCCTTCAGTCTATGAGAGAGGCAGTTCAAGTGGGTATTTCAATGCTGGGACTTCAAGTGATCTTCCGATACCTCCAGAATCATGGCCAGAGAAACCAAATATGGATCCTCAATATATGCCTTGGGATCATGCTGCTATGGCACCCACATTCAGAGGTGCTGGTCTCTCAATGAAGGGTGAGAGTTCTGTAAGGAATGTTAGGAGCCGTTCTTCACTTGATTTGGAATCCAACCTGTGTAGGACCCATTTATCAAGTAGCCATTCACACAACTCGTATCCTACTGTCCCACCAGTCAGCCATTCTAGCTTGGCGGATCTTTCTCAGGTTTCCACCTCTCTGACAAGGGATTGGAGCCAAATGAACGTAACTCCTGCTAATGGAAGAGTGTTATTACCAG ATGCTAGTACTTTTGGTCTTGAGACAAGTCACTTCCCTGTTGGaaatgctgctgctgctgccgCTGCTAGTAATGCTACTGTAGATGTTGGAAGCTTCCATCATGATTTTGGCACAAGCAGAAACCCTACTACTGCtcaaagttttcaaaatttaactCAGACTGCTAGGGGAACTCGAAGTAATTACTCTCAGAGATCCACTCCAGCTTATAGGGCTTCTTCAAGCTTGCGCTTGGGTCAAGCGACACCTTCAGATAATGGGTTGCCCATGGTAGCTGAAGGTTACCCTTCTAGACATCCAAGGCCATTGAACACTGTTGGCTGGCGGAACAGTGACAGAAATGGAAGGTCAAGAATTTCTAGTGAAAGATATAGATCACTGGCTGATCAGGCTGCTCTCCATGCAAGATTATCATCCTCTGAGGTACCG GGTTTTATGATTGTTGAGCGTGCCTCACTATATGGTTCTAGGAATGTGCTTGATCAGCACAGAGAAATGAGGATGGACATTGATAACATGAGCTATGAG GAACTACTTGCACTTGGGGAGAGGATTGGCCAAGTGAACACAGGATTGTCTGAGGATGTTCTTTCCAAGTGTGTGACAGAAACAATATATTGTTCATCTGACCAATGTCAGGATGAAGGAAGCTGTGTGATCTGTCTG GAAGAGTACAAGAACATGGACGATGTTGGGACACTTAAAACTTGTGGACATGACTACCATGTAAGCTGCATCAAAAAGTGGTTATCTATGAAGAAACTATGTCCTATCTGCAAATCTTCTGCTTTGCCTGAGGATAAGaaggataaataa
- the LOC11432972 gene encoding probable E3 ubiquitin-protein ligase RHG1A isoform X3 — MGHRHLFNASPMFEGEADPNWNNMLTDQHHVNHGGTSSSENGSFIYPVENMSIDNIYFPSHWNANTRSNGYASSGPNIEVPPPHQLDTSGTSTNDHFMHSSSAGPFFAVSENFVHQPSSSNYDRQAFHVDSGFIDLTMGSGRAHHKRKSPGIPSVYERGSSSGYFNAGTSSDLPIPPESWPEKPNMDPQYMPWDHAAMAPTFRGAGLSMKGESSVRNVRSRSSLDLESNLCRTHLSSSHSHNSYPTVPPVSHSSLADLSQVSTSLTRDWSQMNVTPANGRVLLPDASTFGLETSHFPVGNAAAAAAASNATVDVGSFHHDFGTSRNPTTAQSFQNLTQTARGTRSNYSQRSTPAYRASSSLRLGQATPSDNGLPMVAEGYPSRHPRPLNTVGWRNSDRNGRSRISSERYRSLADQAALHARLSSSEVPGFMIVERASLYGSRNVLDQHREMRMDIDNMSYEELLALGERIGQVNTGLSEDVLSKCVTETIYCSSDQCQDEGSCVICLEEYKNMDDVGTLKTCGHDYHVSCIKKWLSMKKLCPICKSSALPEDKKDK; from the exons ATGGGGCATAGACACTTATTCAATGCATCTCCAATGTTTGAGGGCGAGGCTGACCCGAATTGGAATAATATGCTGACTGATCAACATCATGTGAACCATG GTGGGACCAGCTCTTCAGAAAATGGTTCTTTTATTTATCCTGTGGAAAATATGTCTATAGATAACATTTATTTCCCTTCTCATTGGAACGCCAACACAAGGTCAAATGGATATGCATCCTCAGGCCCCAATATTGAAGTACCACCTCCTCATCAATTGGACACATCGGGCACTTCTactaatgatcattttatgCATTCGTCTAGTGCTGGACCTTTCTTTGCAGTATCTGAAAACTTTGTACACCAGCCTTCTTCTTCCAATTATGACAGACAAGCATTTCATGTTGATAGTGGTTTTATTGATCTTACAATGGGGAGTGGACGAGCGCATCACAAGAGGAAGAGCCCTGGAATTCCTTCAGTCTATGAGAGAGGCAGTTCAAGTGGGTATTTCAATGCTGGGACTTCAAGTGATCTTCCGATACCTCCAGAATCATGGCCAGAGAAACCAAATATGGATCCTCAATATATGCCTTGGGATCATGCTGCTATGGCACCCACATTCAGAGGTGCTGGTCTCTCAATGAAGGGTGAGAGTTCTGTAAGGAATGTTAGGAGCCGTTCTTCACTTGATTTGGAATCCAACCTGTGTAGGACCCATTTATCAAGTAGCCATTCACACAACTCGTATCCTACTGTCCCACCAGTCAGCCATTCTAGCTTGGCGGATCTTTCTCAGGTTTCCACCTCTCTGACAAGGGATTGGAGCCAAATGAACGTAACTCCTGCTAATGGAAGAGTGTTATTACCAG ATGCTAGTACTTTTGGTCTTGAGACAAGTCACTTCCCTGTTGGaaatgctgctgctgctgccgCTGCTAGTAATGCTACTGTAGATGTTGGAAGCTTCCATCATGATTTTGGCACAAGCAGAAACCCTACTACTGCtcaaagttttcaaaatttaactCAGACTGCTAGGGGAACTCGAAGTAATTACTCTCAGAGATCCACTCCAGCTTATAGGGCTTCTTCAAGCTTGCGCTTGGGTCAAGCGACACCTTCAGATAATGGGTTGCCCATGGTAGCTGAAGGTTACCCTTCTAGACATCCAAGGCCATTGAACACTGTTGGCTGGCGGAACAGTGACAGAAATGGAAGGTCAAGAATTTCTAGTGAAAGATATAGATCACTGGCTGATCAGGCTGCTCTCCATGCAAGATTATCATCCTCTGAGGTACCG GGTTTTATGATTGTTGAGCGTGCCTCACTATATGGTTCTAGGAATGTGCTTGATCAGCACAGAGAAATGAGGATGGACATTGATAACATGAGCTATGAG GAACTACTTGCACTTGGGGAGAGGATTGGCCAAGTGAACACAGGATTGTCTGAGGATGTTCTTTCCAAGTGTGTGACAGAAACAATATATTGTTCATCTGACCAATGTCAGGATGAAGGAAGCTGTGTGATCTGTCTG GAAGAGTACAAGAACATGGACGATGTTGGGACACTTAAAACTTGTGGACATGACTACCATGTAAGCTGCATCAAAAAGTGGTTATCTATGAAGAAACTATGTCCTATCTGCAAATCTTCTGCTTTGCCTGAGGATAAGaaggataaataa